The genome window CTTGACGAGCTGTCCGAGACGGTGCCCTCGATGCTCGACCAGCACGAGAGTGTCGTGCTGGTGCGTGGTCGCGGTGAGCACCGGGCCGATTCCGAGTTCGGTGAAGGCGGTCAATTCACCGGTGGTGATGTGCTGGGCGACCGTGACCTGCATGGTCTGGCCCATCTCCTCTATGCGCTTCTCGCCGTCGATCAGACGCTGGGCGTCCCAGGCCTCCTCGTCTGTCTCGAGATCGCCGGACGGAGCGTCCGTCGACATGCGCGATTTCAGCCACGCGTAGCCGTCGATGTGCTCGGCCGGGGTGGGAAGGCCCCACTGGACCACGCGGTAGTCCGTCGAGAACGCGCGGGCCTCCTCGTAGAGCGCGCGCGCGCGATCGAGAGTCGAGGGTGTGACATCGAGGCGGCTCACGCGGTACACCTGCTCGAGGGTGAAGCCATGACGTGTGAGGAATCGTGCGACGTGGTCATCCGGCACACTGCCGAAGCCGGTGCGCGCCTCGAGCTGTGGACCATCGCTCGCCGGCTGCTCCGTCCAGTTCTGGATGGCGGTGCGGCCGTGCGCCCTTGCGACGGCCTCGATATGAGGCAGGGTGGCCGTGCCTATCCCGCGCCCCCAGACCCGCGGATGGATCTCGATCGACGCGATCGCCACTCGAGAACCCTCCTCATGGGGGATGTCGACGACGGCGCGGCCGACCATCTCGCCACCGACTCTGACGGCCCACACCACGGTGGTGCGCTCCTTGCGGGAACGCAGCAGAGGCAGCAGCGCCTCGGGCGTGAGGTCCTGCTCGGTGCGGCCGGTGAGTTCGCGGTAGACGGCGTTGCGGACGCGGGCGAGTTCGCGGAACTCGCCCGCATCCGCTGCATCCGCCCGCGCCGGCAGCACGAGCGGATGCAGCGATGCCCCGTCGGTGAGAGCAATGCTCATTGTGATCTCCAGGTCAGCGCAGCTGACGCTGCAGGTCGTACGTGAGCAGTGCCAGCGTCTCGCCGGCCGCGCGCTCTCGTCGCTCGAGAGGCGAGCCGTCCGAATAGACCGGAGCCGACGTGCGGCGCTCCCGGCGAGGACGCTGAGCCCTCTGAAGCAGCCACAGGCCGATCCGGAGGGAGAGACGGTCCGCGAGCGCGAGGCGCCGCAGCTCGTCGGCTGCAGGGATGTGGAGGACCTGTTGGCCCTCGGTATCCGGGGGGTGGGTGATGCTGCGGTACAGCGTGGTGTTCACGATGATCCTTCGAGAAGAGTGGTGTGGATGGGTGATGCGAGCACCTGCGCAGACCACCGAGAGGTGTCCGGACGGGTGCGGAGAGTCGAGAGCCCGGGTCGCGAGAAGGCGATCGCCGGGGTCGGCGGGAACCCGTGATCCGGGAGCGGATCAGAGGGTGGGCGCGGTGACACGCGGCTGAGGGAGGCCCCTCACGGGGCGGCGTCCTGCGGCTGGCGCAGGGCAGAGTCCTCGGGCTGCGGTTCTACGAGAGCGCAGTGGTGCAGACGCCGGCGGTTACCGAGTGCGCAAGACGCGGCGCGAATGGCGCGGCGAGGCCAGTGGCCTGTGCGTTGAATGTGATCATCATCGGTAACCTCCTTTCGTGTGGCGATCCGGAGGTTACGGTAGCGAAACCCGGGCGTGTCCGTCAAGCGCCTTCGGCGTGGATCGGCGTGTCGCGCCCTGTCCCGGTTCGATCGGGACCCGCGCGGGATGCCGGTTCTGAGCCGTCATTCCGGTAGCGTATGGGCGTGATTCACCCCGGAAGCGCGGCACGCGCATGCATCTGAAGAGCCTGACCCTCAAAGGGTTCAAGTCCTTCGCGCAGCCCACGAGTTTCGTGTTCGAACCGGGTGTCACCTGCATCGTCGGACCCAACGGGTCGGGCAAGTCCAACGTCGTCGACGCCCTGGCCTGGGTCATGGGCGAACAGGGCGCCAAGACTCTCCGCGGCGGCAAGATGGAAGACGTCATCTTCGCCGGTACCTCGACCAGAGGACCGCTCGGCCGCGCAGAGGTGCAGCTCACGATCGACAACAGCGACGGGGCGCTGCCCATCGAGTTCGCCGAGGTGACGATCAGCAGGACGCTGTTCCGCAACGGGGCGAGCGAGTATGCGATCAACGGCGAGAACTGTCGACTGCTCGATCTGCAGGAGCTGCTCAGCGACTCAGGACTCGGTCGCGAGATGCACGTCATCGTCGGTCAGGGGCGTCTCGACACCGTGCTCCAGGCATCGCCCGAGGACCGTCGGGGCTTCATCGAGGAGGCGGCCGGAATCCTCAAGCACCGGCGCCGCAAGGAGAAGACCCTCCGCAAGCTCGATGCGATGGAGACGAATCTCACACGTCTGAGCGACCTCGCCGGAGAGATCCGGCGTCAGCTGAAGCCGCTCGGCAGGCAGGCCGAGATCGCGCGTGAGGCGCAGACCATCGCGGCGGTGGTTCGCGATGCCAAGGCGCGAATCTTCGCCGACGACGTCGTCGCGCTTCGCACTGCTCTCGCCGATCACACGCGCACCGAGCATGAACGGCATACCGAGCGCCTGGTGCTGTCGGACCAGGCGGAAGCGGTGCGCGGAAGCATCGCACGCCTCGAGCAGGACCAGAATTCGGTCGCCGTCGACCAGGCGAGGGGAGTGGCCTTCGGCCTCGAGCAGGTGCAGGAGCGGATGCGCGGGCTCTACACCCTCGCGAACCAGCGGCTCGCCCTCCTCGGATCCGAAGAGGACGACGCCGCGGTGACCGCTGTCACGGTGACGCAGAGCACGATCGATGAGGCGAAGGACGAGATCACCGAGATCTCGGCCGGCCTCGGCGACGCCCAGGACGCGGCGTCGGTCGCGAGCCGCGAGGTCGTGAACGCCCGAGCCGAACTCGACACCCTCGACGTGGACATAGCCGAGCAGAGCGCTCTGGTGTCCGAGTACGACATGCGGCTCAGCGCCCTCCGCGGAACGGCCGATGCTGCAGCATCCGCCCTCGCTGCGGTGCGCGGCGCGGTGCTGCGTCAGGAGAACGCTCTCGAAGCCGCGAACGCGCGTCGCCGCGAGGCCGCTGAGGCACTCGAGTCGATCGACGAGGCCGAAGCGCCCGAGGGTACGGCTGCGGAGCACTCGGCCGCATACGAGACCGCGCAGCGGGCGGCGACAGCTGCGGAGACCGAGCGCGAGACGCTTCGGGAGCGACTGCATGCGGCCGAGCGCGAGGTCGACTCGCTCACGGCGAAGTCGGCGGCACTCGGAAGTGCGCTCGCGATCTCGGGCGGCGCGGCCGAGATCGTGAAGACGGGGGGTGCAGGCATCCGGGGACTTGTCGGTGACTCGGTCCAGGTCAGAACGGGGTTCGAAGCAGCGATCGCGGCAGTGCTCGGATCTCTCGCCGAAGGCGTGCTCGTCGACGGGGCATCCGATGCGTTCGCTCTCGCGAACGAGGCTGCGGAGCAGCGCAGGGGCGTCGTCGACTTCGTGGTCGCCGATGCCCTTCGACCCACTGTCGATCTGCCCTCGCTCGACGGAGTGACACCCGCGATCGACACGGTGACCGCTCCGGACGGAGTCCTCGGCATCCTCTCCCACGTCCTGATCGCCGATGATCTGGACGCGGCGCGCACAGCCCGCACGGCACTCGACGCGACAGGCGACACCACGACGACGATCGTCACCACCGGGGGTGACGTGATCACCGCCCAGACGCTGCGCACCGGCTCCGGAGGAGAGCGATCGCGTCTCGAGCTCGCGGCCGAGCGCGATGCGGCGAACGATCGTCTCGCAGAGGTGCAGATCATCGTCGATTCGCTGCGAGAAGCGCGGGAGGATGCGAACGAGACGGTCGAGAGCACCCGCCGCCACGCCAAGGATGCGCTTCGGGCGCTTCGCGAGCACGACGCGGCTCTCGCGACCCACGCCGAGCAGGTCAACCGCATCACGGTGATGCACGAGTCCGCCGTCGCCGAATGCGAGCGACTCGAGGCCGGCCTCGCTCAGGCGCAGTCCGCGGTCGAGGATGCCGAGGCGAAGGCCGAAGCGGCGAAGGCCGAGCTCGAGGCCGCCGTGTCTGCGCCTCGCCCGGTGCTGGACGCATCGGCGCGTGATGGACTGCTCGATGCGCTCGAACTCGCACGCGAGGGGGAGGTCCGAGCACGGCTCGAGATCGAGACGCTGCGCGAGCGGGTGCGCGCTGCTCAGGCGCGTGTCACGAGCCTCGAACGTCGACGGGAGCAGGAGCGCGACGCGGCCGCCGAGGCCGCCCGTCGCGCGGTGATCCGGCGGGCACAGCGAGAAGCGGCATCCGGCGTCGCCGAGGAGCTTCCGCGCATCCTGGACTCGATCGACCGATCGGTGACCGAAGCGCGGGTAGCCCTTGCCGAGGCAGAGGCCGCGCGGTCCGCACAGAACCAGGAACTCACCGCTCTGCGCGCGCAGGAGACCTCCCTTCGTGAAAGGCTCGCCGGGCTCACCGAGAGCGTGCACGGACTCGAACTGCAGATCCACGAGAAGAAGCTCCACCTCAACAGCCTGCTCGAGCGGGTCGCGTCTGAGCTGGCGCTCGACGAAGATATTCTCATTGCGGAATATGGCCCCGATCAGCTGGTTCCCCGCGATCCTGGCGCAGAGCACCCCGAAGATGAGCTCTCAGACGACACCGCGATCCCGTTCGATCGACGCATTCAGCAGCGCCGACTCGCCGATGCCGAGCGCAAGCTCGCACAGCTCGGACGCGTGAACCCGCTGGCGTTGGAGGAGTTCGCGGCGCTCGAACAGCGTCACGCGTTCCTCACCGAGCAGCTCGCCGACCTGACGCAGACCCGGCAGGATCTGCTGACGATCATCGCCGACCTCGACGAGCGCATGCAGACGATCTTCGCGAGCGCGTTCGAGGACACCAGGGTCGCCTTCGGCGAGGTGTTCCCGCTGCTGTTCCCCGGTGGATCGGGAAGCATCTCGCTCACCGATCCCGACAACATGCTCACGACGGGCATCGAGGTCTCGGTCCGTCCCGTCGGCAAGAAGATCGAGCGTCTGTCTCTGCTCTCGGGTGGCGAGCGCTCGCTCGCAGCCGTCGCCCTGCTGGTCGCCATCTTCAAGGCCCGTCCGAGCCCGTTCTACATCCTCGACGAGGTCGAGGCTGCGCTCGACGACGCGAACCTCGGCCGACTGCTCACTGTCTTCGAGCAGCTCCGCGAGAGTTCGCAGCTGCTCGTGATCACGCATCAGAAGCGCACGATGGAGATCGCGGACGCCCTGTACGGTGTCTCGATGCGACAGGACGGCGTATCCGCTGTCGTCGGTCAGCGTGTCGGGGATCGCGCCGCTGCGTCCCGCTGAACCGATAAGCGCGGAATCTCCGCAGAGCGTCGAAGTTGTGCTCAGAGCGTAGGCGTGGGCCGCAAGCGGTCGTGGCGCTACCCGTAGGCTGGAGTCATGGCGGAGAAGTCTTGGTCCCTCACCCGTGCGCTGCGCGGGATGTTCGTCAAGCCCACGATCGACGAGACGACGTGGGAGGACCTCGAGACGGCGCTCATCACCGCCGACTTCGGCCCCGACATCAGCGAGCGCGTCGTCGACGAGCTCCGCGAGAAGGTCGAGCGGTTCCGCACGACCGACCCGCAGGACCTGCAGCGGATGCTTCGCGAGACCCTCGAGGAGCACTTCGCCAAGTTCGACACGACCCTGAAGCTCACCGAACGCCCCGCCGTCGTGCTGGTCGTCGGCGTGAACGGGGTCGGCAAGACCACCACCATCGGCAAGTTCACCAAGTTCCTGCGCGGCTTCCAGCGCAGCGTCGTCGTCGGAGCCGCTGACACGTTCCGTGCGGCCGCCGTCGACCAGCTCGCCACGTGGGCGCAACGCGGGGGAGCGGCCATCGTCCGCCCCCAGCAGGAGGGTCAGGATCCGGCCTCCGTCGCGTATCAGACCATCGAATACGCGCAGCGCGAAGGCATCGAGATCGCGATCATCGACACGGCCGGCCGACTGCACACCAAGGGCGGCCTGATGGACGAGCTCACCAAGATCCGCCGCGTCATCGAGAAGCAGGCACCGATCAGCGAGGTGCTGCTCGTCCTCGACGCCACCACGGGCCAGAACGGCGTGATGCAGGCGGAGGCGTTCCTCGAGCACGCGGGCGTCACCGGCCTCGTCCTGACCAAGCTCGACGGCTCCGCGAAGGGCGGCTTCGTGCTGGCAGTGCAGGAGCGCACCGGCATCCCCGTCAAGCTCCTCGGGCAGGGCGAAGGCATCGACGATCTCACCGGATTCACCCCCCATGTCTTCGTCCAGTCGCTCGTCGGCTGAGCACAGGACTACCGCCGCGAGCACGAGGCTGGTTTCATAGCGTTATGGCGATCGAACACGACTACTTCGGACTCCTGTCCTCGGGACCGGACGGCTCGATCTTCTGGTCTGAGACGGTGGAGCTCGGCGACCAGAGCGTCACCGTCGATCTCACGGCGCCTGACCAGGACGACGTCTCTGCCGACGCGCTCGACATCGCGGCGTCCCTCATCGCCGGGCTCGAGAACGTCGATGCGACGTCACGGCGTGGCATGCTCTCGGAGGTCGACGATCGCACGAGCGAGGTGACCGAGTACATCCTGCAGCAGCAGGAGGCCTACGGAGACGAGCTCGAAGACGTCCTGGTCGATGTGAGCGGCGACGCCGCCGTCGACATCATCCGCTCTCTCCGGCTCATGAGCATGACGATCCTGGCCGATGAGCACGGAGGATCGGAGCCTTTCGCCGTCCTCGAGTACGCGCTCGACGCCGGCACCACCGATGATGTGCTGCTCGTGAACCTCGGTTCCGACGGCAGCGTGCAGTCGGTCATGAGCGCCGACTGACGCCCATGACCGACGGGGCGGTTCAGACCGCCTGAGCGAAGCCGAGGTCGGCGCTGTCCGCGATGTGGGCCAGGTGCGCGGGGATCTCGCGCCCCTTCGACACCATCGACTGCGCCCAGAGCCGTCCTGCGCGGTACGAGGAGCGCACCAGGGGCCCCGCGAGGACGCCGAGGAAGCCGATCCGTTCGGCCTCTTCCTTGAACTCCACGAACTCCGTCGGCTTGACCCATCGGGCGACCGGCAGATGGCGAGGCGACGGCCTCAGGTACTGCGTGATCGTGATGATGTCGCAGCCGGCGTCGTGCAGGTCGTTGAGAGCCTGGACGACCTCCTCGGGCTCTTCGCCCATTCCGAGGATCAGGTTCGACTTGGTGATGAGCCCGGCGTTCCGGCCCTGCGTGATCACGTCGAGCGAGCGCTCGTAGCGGAAGGCCGGACGGATGCGCTTGAAGATGCGCGGCACGGTCTCGACGTTGTGGGCGAACACCTCGGGGCGGGCGTCGAAGATCTGCCCGAGGAAAGCCGGGTCGGCGTTGTGCTCGTTGGCGAGCAGTTCGACGCCGGTGTTCGGGTTGAGCTCGTGGATCTTGCGGACCGTCTCGGCGTTGAGCCACGCGCCCGTGTCCGGCAGGTCGTCCCGCGCGACGCTCGTGACCGTGGCGTAGCGCAGGTTCATGCGCACGACGCTCTCGGCGACACGTCGCGGTTCGTCGGTGTCGTAGGCGTCGGGCTTGCCGGTGTCGATCTGGCAGAAGTCGCAGCGCCGAGTGCATTGCGAGCCGCCGATGAGGAACGTCGCCTCCCGGTCCTCCCAGCACTCGAAGATATTGGGGCACCCCGCCTCCTGGCAGACCGTGTGGAGATCCTCGCTCTTCACGAGAGAGTGCAGAGCCGTGTACTCGGGCCCCATCTTCGCCTTCGTCTTGATCCATTCGGGCTTGCGCTCGATGGGAGTCTCGGCATTGCGGATCTCGAGGCGGAGGAGCTTGCGCCCCTCGGGTGCGGCGGTCATGCGGGTACTCCTGCGTGGTCGACGGGCGAGTATTCGGTGAGGAAGGCGGCGGCGACTGCGTCGACGATGTCCGAGGGGGAGACATCGGCGCCGACGACCTCGCTGACGGTCGTCACTCCGGCGTCGGTGATGCCGCACGGGATGATGCCGCGGAACCCCGACAGGCTGTTGTCGCAGTTGATCGCGAACCCGTGCATCGTGACTCCCTGCTGTACGCGCACCCCGATGGCTGCGACCTTGTCTTCGGAGAGGGGGCGACGTACCCACACGCCGCTTCGGCCATCCACCTGGTACCCGTCGACACCGAGCGGGCGCAGGACATCGATGAGGACGCGCTCGAGCCGGCGGACGTGCGCGACGACGTCCATCGGCTCCGGCAACCGGACGATCGGATACCCGACCAGCTGGCCGGGGCCGTGCCAGGTGATCTTGCCGCCGCGGTCGACGTCGATCACGGGTGTGCCGTCCTGCGGTCTCTCCTGGGGTTCCGTGCGCTTGCCTGCGGTGTACACGGCTTCGTGTTCGAGAAGGATGAGGGTGTCAGGGCGTGTGCCGTCGACGACATCGGCGTGGGTGCGGCGCTGCAGATCCCATCCGTCCGTGTAGGGAACGTAGGCCGGAGCGAGTCCGGGGGTGAGGATGTCGAGCATGATCAGGTCGCTCTCATTCAATAAATGGATTGCGTCTAAGAATACTCCTCCTGGCGATCCCCGGCACGCGGAAGCGACGCGCGGTAGCGTGTGAGCATGAGTAGCACGAGCCGAGCAGGGCGCCCGAAGGCGTCTTCGCGCGAGACCCTCGCCGAGGCTGCCTGCGAGCTGTTCCTCGAGCGCGGCTATGACGCGACATCCGTCGCCGACATCACTCAGCGCGCGGGGGTGAGCCGCTCGAGCTTCTTCAACTACTTCTCGTCCAAGAGCGACGTACTGTGGTCGGGGCTGGATGACCGCATCTCGAGTGCGGTCGAGGACCTCGTCACGGTCCCCGCCGACCGCGATGGGGCGGAGGTCCGACGGATCCTGACCGGCCTGGTCGACGGCTTCGCTCCCGACAGCCTCGCACTGGCGATGACCAACTCGTCGGCGATGGGACTCGACGACGAGCTCGAACAGGATGCCGCGCTGCGCCAGGCGCGACTCGCGGCGGCGCTGGCGGATCTCGCACGGCGATCGGGCGTTGCTGCTCTCCCGGCAGACATCGTTGCAGCGACCTGGTCTGCCGCAGTTCTCGCCGCCGTGCGGGCGTGGGCGGAGGGCGGTGCGGGCCGCGGATCGGTCGGAGACAGGTTCGCCGAGGCCGTGCGCATGATCGACCGGCTGCCCTGGGGTTCCCCACCCGCCTGATCGACAGAGCAGGAGTAAACCGCCTGAGCGCGTCGTGAGCGCGGAGAACGGGTGAGATTCGCGTAAACTCGGTCTCACCATGGCTACCTTTGGCACGCTCTCCGATCGGCTCACCGAGACCTTCCGCAATCTGCGCACGAAGGGAAAGCTCACCGCGGCCGACGTCGACGGCACCGTGCGCGAGATCCGTCGCGCTCTGCTCGACGCCGACGTCGCTCTCGCCGTCGTGAAGGAGTTCACTGCCAAGGTGCGCGAGCGTGCGCTCGGCGACGAGGTCAACAAGGCCCTCAACCCGGCCCAGCAGGTCGTGCAGATCGTCAACGAGGAACTGATCCAGATCCTCGGCGGCGAGCAGCGGCGTCTGCAGTTCGCCAAGACCGCGCCGACCGTGATCATGCTCGCCGGCCTCCAGGGCTCGGGTAAGACCACGTTCGCGGGCAAGCTCGCGAAGCAGCTCGAGGGCGAAGGGCATACGCCCCTCCTCGTCGCTGCCGACCTCCAGCGCCCGAACGCCGTCAATCAGCTCCAGGTCGTGGCCGAGCAGGCCGGTGCCACCATCTACGCTCCCGAGCCGGGCAACGGCGTCGGCGATCCGGTCAAGGTCTCCCGCGACGGCGTGGAGTACGCTCGCCGCCAGCAGCACGACGTGGTCATCATCGACACCGCAGGCCGTCTGGGAGTCGATGCGGAGCTCATGAAGCAGGCGTCCGACATCCGCAAGGCGACCGACCCTGACGAGGTCCTGTTCGTCATCGACGCGATGATCGGTCAGGATGCGGTCAACACCGCCAAGGCGTTCCAGGAGGGTGTCGACTTCACCGGTGTCGTCCTGTCGAAGCTCGACGGTGACGCGCGCGGTGGAGCCGCGCTGTCTGTGGCGTCGGTCACCGGTCGACCCATCATCTTCGCGTCGACCGGAGAGCGCCTCGAAGATCTCGAGCCCTTCCACCCCGACCGCATGGCCAGCCGGATCCTCGACCTCGGCGACATCCTCACCCTCATCGAGCAGGCCCAGCAGGCCTTCGACGAGGACGAGGCCATCAAGATGGCCGAGAAGCTCGCCACAGAGCAGTTCACGCTCGAGGACTTCCTCGACCAGCTTCAGCAGATGAAGAAGATGGGGTCGATGAAGAAGATGCTGGGGATGCTCCCCGGCATGGGCCAGATGAAGCAGCAGCTCGAGGACTTCGACGAGCGGGAGATCGATCGCACCGAGGCGATCATCCGCTCGATGACCCCTGGTGAGCGCCGCAACCCCAAGGTCCTCAACGGATCACGTCGCCTGCGCATCGCGCGTGGTTCCGGCATGACCGTCACCGACGTGAACCAGCTGGTGCAGCGCTTCGATCAGGCCGCCAAGATGATGAAGACGGTCGCCCGTGGCGGCACCCCGAACATCCCGGGTATGGGGTCCATGCCCGGCATGGGCAAGCCCGGAGCCTCGTCGAAGCGCGGCAAGAAGGGCAAGTCGTCCGGCGGATCCCGCTCGGGCAACCCGGCGAAGCGAGCGGCCGAGAACGCGGGGCTCACGACTGCCGCGGCCCCCACGGGGTCAGGATTCGGGTTGGGCGGGGCCAAGGCGCCCAGCGAGGCAGACCTCGCCGAGATCCAGAAGCTCTTCGGCAAGAACTGACGTTGACGTCGCTCACGCTCGGGACGTCGGCAGCGAGTGCTCCCGAGCAGGGGCCGCTGACCGGCGTGGCGTGCTGAGCGCCGTCAGCTGTCCTACGACGAGGGCGACGAGTACCAGAGCGATTCCGAGCGCCTGAAGCGGTGTGAACGACTCGCCGGCTACAAGGGTGCCCAGCAGCGTCGCGACCACGGGGGAGAGCAGAGCGAGCAGCCCTGGCGCGATGACCGGCAGCAGCTGGATGCCGCGGAACCACAGCGTGTAGGCGAGCAGGCCTCCCACCGAGCCCAGCCACACGTATCCGAGCACCGCTGCGCCATCGACGGTGGCAGGAACACCTTCGAGGAGCAGCGTGAGCGGTAGGAGGACGAGACCGCCCGAGGTC of Microbacterium sp. LWH13-1.2 contains these proteins:
- the smc gene encoding chromosome segregation protein SMC, with protein sequence MHLKSLTLKGFKSFAQPTSFVFEPGVTCIVGPNGSGKSNVVDALAWVMGEQGAKTLRGGKMEDVIFAGTSTRGPLGRAEVQLTIDNSDGALPIEFAEVTISRTLFRNGASEYAINGENCRLLDLQELLSDSGLGREMHVIVGQGRLDTVLQASPEDRRGFIEEAAGILKHRRRKEKTLRKLDAMETNLTRLSDLAGEIRRQLKPLGRQAEIAREAQTIAAVVRDAKARIFADDVVALRTALADHTRTEHERHTERLVLSDQAEAVRGSIARLEQDQNSVAVDQARGVAFGLEQVQERMRGLYTLANQRLALLGSEEDDAAVTAVTVTQSTIDEAKDEITEISAGLGDAQDAASVASREVVNARAELDTLDVDIAEQSALVSEYDMRLSALRGTADAAASALAAVRGAVLRQENALEAANARRREAAEALESIDEAEAPEGTAAEHSAAYETAQRAATAAETERETLRERLHAAEREVDSLTAKSAALGSALAISGGAAEIVKTGGAGIRGLVGDSVQVRTGFEAAIAAVLGSLAEGVLVDGASDAFALANEAAEQRRGVVDFVVADALRPTVDLPSLDGVTPAIDTVTAPDGVLGILSHVLIADDLDAARTARTALDATGDTTTTIVTTGGDVITAQTLRTGSGGERSRLELAAERDAANDRLAEVQIIVDSLREAREDANETVESTRRHAKDALRALREHDAALATHAEQVNRITVMHESAVAECERLEAGLAQAQSAVEDAEAKAEAAKAELEAAVSAPRPVLDASARDGLLDALELAREGEVRARLEIETLRERVRAAQARVTSLERRREQERDAAAEAARRAVIRRAQREAASGVAEELPRILDSIDRSVTEARVALAEAEAARSAQNQELTALRAQETSLRERLAGLTESVHGLELQIHEKKLHLNSLLERVASELALDEDILIAEYGPDQLVPRDPGAEHPEDELSDDTAIPFDRRIQQRRLADAERKLAQLGRVNPLALEEFAALEQRHAFLTEQLADLTQTRQDLLTIIADLDERMQTIFASAFEDTRVAFGEVFPLLFPGGSGSISLTDPDNMLTTGIEVSVRPVGKKIERLSLLSGGERSLAAVALLVAIFKARPSPFYILDEVEAALDDANLGRLLTVFEQLRESSQLLVITHQKRTMEIADALYGVSMRQDGVSAVVGQRVGDRAAASR
- a CDS encoding GNAT family N-acetyltransferase: MSIALTDGASLHPLVLPARADAADAGEFRELARVRNAVYRELTGRTEQDLTPEALLPLLRSRKERTTVVWAVRVGGEMVGRAVVDIPHEEGSRVAIASIEIHPRVWGRGIGTATLPHIEAVARAHGRTAIQNWTEQPASDGPQLEARTGFGSVPDDHVARFLTRHGFTLEQVYRVSRLDVTPSTLDRARALYEEARAFSTDYRVVQWGLPTPAEHIDGYAWLKSRMSTDAPSGDLETDEEAWDAQRLIDGEKRIEEMGQTMQVTVAQHITTGELTAFTELGIGPVLTATTHQHDTLVLVEHRGHRLGQLVKCAALLAWADVAPESGDVITYNAEENRPMLSINEAMGFTAIAYEGAWKKELT
- a CDS encoding DUF2004 domain-containing protein, with amino-acid sequence MAIEHDYFGLLSSGPDGSIFWSETVELGDQSVTVDLTAPDQDDVSADALDIAASLIAGLENVDATSRRGMLSEVDDRTSEVTEYILQQQEAYGDELEDVLVDVSGDAAVDIIRSLRLMSMTILADEHGGSEPFAVLEYALDAGTTDDVLLVNLGSDGSVQSVMSAD
- the lipA gene encoding lipoyl synthase — protein: MTAAPEGRKLLRLEIRNAETPIERKPEWIKTKAKMGPEYTALHSLVKSEDLHTVCQEAGCPNIFECWEDREATFLIGGSQCTRRCDFCQIDTGKPDAYDTDEPRRVAESVVRMNLRYATVTSVARDDLPDTGAWLNAETVRKIHELNPNTGVELLANEHNADPAFLGQIFDARPEVFAHNVETVPRIFKRIRPAFRYERSLDVITQGRNAGLITKSNLILGMGEEPEEVVQALNDLHDAGCDIITITQYLRPSPRHLPVARWVKPTEFVEFKEEAERIGFLGVLAGPLVRSSYRAGRLWAQSMVSKGREIPAHLAHIADSADLGFAQAV
- the ftsY gene encoding signal recognition particle-docking protein FtsY, yielding MAEKSWSLTRALRGMFVKPTIDETTWEDLETALITADFGPDISERVVDELREKVERFRTTDPQDLQRMLRETLEEHFAKFDTTLKLTERPAVVLVVGVNGVGKTTTIGKFTKFLRGFQRSVVVGAADTFRAAAVDQLATWAQRGGAAIVRPQQEGQDPASVAYQTIEYAQREGIEIAIIDTAGRLHTKGGLMDELTKIRRVIEKQAPISEVLLVLDATTGQNGVMQAEAFLEHAGVTGLVLTKLDGSAKGGFVLAVQERTGIPVKLLGQGEGIDDLTGFTPHVFVQSLVG
- a CDS encoding TetR/AcrR family transcriptional regulator produces the protein MSSTSRAGRPKASSRETLAEAACELFLERGYDATSVADITQRAGVSRSSFFNYFSSKSDVLWSGLDDRISSAVEDLVTVPADRDGAEVRRILTGLVDGFAPDSLALAMTNSSAMGLDDELEQDAALRQARLAAALADLARRSGVAALPADIVAATWSAAVLAAVRAWAEGGAGRGSVGDRFAEAVRMIDRLPWGSPPA
- the lipB gene encoding lipoyl(octanoyl) transferase LipB — protein: MLDILTPGLAPAYVPYTDGWDLQRRTHADVVDGTRPDTLILLEHEAVYTAGKRTEPQERPQDGTPVIDVDRGGKITWHGPGQLVGYPIVRLPEPMDVVAHVRRLERVLIDVLRPLGVDGYQVDGRSGVWVRRPLSEDKVAAIGVRVQQGVTMHGFAINCDNSLSGFRGIIPCGITDAGVTTVSEVVGADVSPSDIVDAVAAAFLTEYSPVDHAGVPA
- the ffh gene encoding signal recognition particle protein, producing MATFGTLSDRLTETFRNLRTKGKLTAADVDGTVREIRRALLDADVALAVVKEFTAKVRERALGDEVNKALNPAQQVVQIVNEELIQILGGEQRRLQFAKTAPTVIMLAGLQGSGKTTFAGKLAKQLEGEGHTPLLVAADLQRPNAVNQLQVVAEQAGATIYAPEPGNGVGDPVKVSRDGVEYARRQQHDVVIIDTAGRLGVDAELMKQASDIRKATDPDEVLFVIDAMIGQDAVNTAKAFQEGVDFTGVVLSKLDGDARGGAALSVASVTGRPIIFASTGERLEDLEPFHPDRMASRILDLGDILTLIEQAQQAFDEDEAIKMAEKLATEQFTLEDFLDQLQQMKKMGSMKKMLGMLPGMGQMKQQLEDFDEREIDRTEAIIRSMTPGERRNPKVLNGSRRLRIARGSGMTVTDVNQLVQRFDQAAKMMKTVARGGTPNIPGMGSMPGMGKPGASSKRGKKGKSSGGSRSGNPAKRAAENAGLTTAAAPTGSGFGLGGAKAPSEADLAEIQKLFGKN